tacaggGGGGTGTATATCTAACACGTCTAAGACACCATATCCAAAAAAGGGTCAGAAAAACCCTTCAGGTCTCAGTAGCATAAAATGTGCCATCTCAAGTTACTCAGCTACTGTCTGTAATCACCAGAGTGTACAGCCCTAACCAAATGCAGAAGGCATAGATTCCCTGCTCAGAATTCTCCATGGGAATGAGCAGAATTTCCTAGATGTTTTGACCCACATCCAAATACCATAGTAATGCCCAGAAGGTGGGTTACAAGTACACCAGCTAACACATTTTAGCAGACATAGATATTTAGCCAGATAGTTTATTAGCACATCGCTTATTGGCCAAGCTAGGCTGGGTAGATTTCACAGAAAGTGGAAAATGTCCCTAATAGGCCAGCTGTATAAGGAAAATGTAAAGCAATCTGAATGTTTGTCAGAATTAAACGTTTAAATATTTTACAAACTTTACTTTTCTGTCAATTTTAGCTTTATACAGAGTCATTCATATGCTACATATGCCTACATCTAAAGTCATTGCACGTAGAAAGGTCTGTTCTGAACTGGTTCATACAAATCCAGACCCAGTCTGGCTCATACAAATTTAGATTCATCATTTACATTTCTTAACCATTGAGGGTGGAACAGCTTGTTGAAAATAAGCTTGTTGAAAAATATTTATGTTATTCCATGTTCTCATTGTAAACAAAAAGCTGTGCAGTGATGATTTTATTTGgtgtgtaaagctggccatacataagTCGATTTTCAAATCATTCGTATGAATATTTGCATGAAAATCATTCGTATGAAAATTTGCATGAAAATTCTCATCAGTACGTTTGATGATATGCTGGACCACAGTCACTCTTAGAAATTAATTTATTCAAGAAAGaaattccatcctgctccttcgaaTTTTCTTTCCACTGTGGATGTCAATTTGCCCCAATAACAATTACTAATTCAAATGAACATTCCCAAAATGAAATTCTTCTAAcacaattctactagtgtattgcCAGATATGGACTAATAAAACTACTCAAACTATTTACCTGTCGGTTTTGTAGttacagtggtggtggtggtagttgTTGCTGCTAAAAAGACAAAAGTTAATTTTTTATCAATGCAGTCTTAGAATACACAAGCCAGACATCCTAAAGAAATGTTTAAAGCCTAGCTCCaaccatgttacacccatatttaggttgTATCGTGTCGCATGGTTgcaagctgaccccccccccccccccccaaaccaatcCCACTCCTGACAGTGTGCAGATGTTTTTTTATCCTCGCAGCCACTGTCACTTTTGAAATCGATGCAGCTGTATGGTGCTCCACTCGCACAGCCacattattcattcacagatctctgtgaatgaataaataaactacAAGCCCCATCTACCTTTGTGGCAGTCATTTAATCATATTAAACTGAAATTCTCAGACTTTATTAGATATTATTTTAAGACTAGGAAATAACCAAGCAAATAGTCTGTCATGAATGGATCACAGCTTACCAGTACAATATCCTGGGTAAAAAGAAATATCATCTATAGCAACATCACTGCGGAAATCTTCACCTCTGACACCATCAATGAAAATCTGTTGACAAAATTCATGAGGTTATAGCTAATAGCCAGAACTGGGTTTATAATATGCCAGTGCAAAGAGCACAATGACTAAAAAGCACAATAACATACAAAAAGAGATCAAACTATTTGTAATAGATTTAATAACAATTCATTTGGCAAAAGAAATACATTGCATACCTGGATAATATCACTTTCAGGCAGGAAAATCTTCTCTAAATACCACATGTCCCCATGATCTCCTTCTATAGTGAAGACATCTTCCAAACCATAATCTCTTAGTACTGACACCCTCAGCATCATGTATTTTGCTGCTCCATACATGTGATACCAAAACTGTAAGCAATGAGTTCCAGTGAAACAATTTGCAGGACTCTCCAATCTTGCAAAGTCTCCCTCTTCTGAATCCTGTCCATTAATGTATAGATAGTAGCCATCTgtttaaattaaaatattaatgCTGAAGTACCTTTTCTGTTATGAACCATTATTTTGGGAGTTATATAAACTATTACAAACAGAGAAAGTAAGTAAATAAATGACTTACATCCTGTTGTGTGGTCAAATGATGGTCCAGTAAAATCGGAAGGGGTTGAGCCATTCCAGTGTATCCAGTCCATGTTATCACTCGTTGATTGTTTCCAGTTACACAAGTTCACATCAAAAGAACAATCTATATGGCATACATCTGTTTTAGGAAACACAGATAACATTTATGAGTTATATTGTGCATATTGTATAATGCATGTGCAAGCGTTAAAGCTGAACTTGAACATGTTTACTGTAGGAATATTTATAGAGGTGACCGAGTCGGCTGGTGACCCATTATTGTCAGTAGGCTGGGATACGGAGGTCACACTTCTATATTTCATAGCTGTAACTGAGAACGTTTTGtttccctcttaggccccgtacagacgaccaagcatgtctgctgaaactggtctgcgggccagtttcagcagacatgttcggtcgtgtgtaggcccgagcgtgcaggattccagcaaacatttgcccgccgggcctttttccagcggacaaatattcctggacttgttttaaaacagtccgctggaatcctgcccgctcggacatgttcggtcgtctgtacagacctaccgtacatgtccgagcacccgccatccctcgcatgcgtcgaatgactttgaggcatgcgtggaagcaattaactggcaggcccgcccacgtcgccgcatcattgtcgcggcgacaccgcgtcatcgacgcggcgacaccgcggacacgccccgcgtattgtttaggcGCGGCTTTctatacgatggttagtacagccatcgtacagaaagccccgggcagacatgtacggtgaaaacggtccggcggagcggtttcatcgtacatgtttgctggtgtgtacacggccttagcagTACATTGTGCAGAGGTATGCGaataacaaaacaaactgaacaggattataaatatttacatacagtataagcaTTTAAATGGTTTATTTAGCTCTGATAGATGTAAATAAAGTGTGTTACTCCAATATTTCAAATCCCGATATACAGTATGTCTGTGATACCATGTATTATATTTAAAAGTATCCAGCTCTCTTTGCATCGCTTCATTTGTAAGAAATACATGGTGATCTTCAAAGTCCCTTGCTTTCCAATTTCAAACTGATCACACTGGGCATGGAAGCACATTCCCTGCAACGTGGTtagttttctttttgcattgtacTCAGGAGCACAGTCTGCCTGTACTCCAATGGGCAGACTTGTGCTGAACTGCCCCCAATGCACAGCTAACATCTCACTCAGAACATCAGTGTACATGTCTTTCTCAGTGTCCTGTTGACACATCCCTCTGCAGTCTCCACCCCACCTCTCAAAgcatcttatgcagctgagaaaagaggtcatgtgatcgcttaaagaaaaaaaaagtatttataaataaaaacatgatTATGCCATATGATTCAGGCATATTGATAATTAACAAGCATAGCTGAAAACAACATGTATTGTACCTTGATAGAATGAATGAATATCAGTAATAGTGGACTGCAAGAAAAAGTTGGGTGCTTGGTAAATGAGTGTCTGTTGCCAGTCTTAACATGAGAGAATCAGTAAtatatggagtgtctgtacacaaaaaaaaaaagtgtttgtaaatctaaaactttttctagttttggatagattggggaAGGGTTGGAATTTGTgtccgttttttttctttatctgtgtccctgttaggatGAATCACCCCTCTATTTGTCATTGTGACCATAGTCAACATTGTCACCAAAttaattttacagttgtcaccagagcaaAAGGTGAGGGTCTGTAATGAGAATTCCCCTTTTAAGATTGCCTTCTTATCCAGGACAGGAGATCAGAGGAGTCTTCCCAATGAGACACAGGCATCAAAAAATAACCTGCCAGCGGTCTTAACCATTgtctattctatccaaaacaattaaataaattagattaaatgcaattaaaataaattaatacaattgtCTATACATGCACTTTAAATTGGAATGGTAAGAATAGTGTTATTGTTATGTAAATAATGTTACTGTGATGTTGCTAACAGGAATtgtttgtgaaaaataaatatgtttcaaTATGAATAATATTGTAGATCATCAAAAGTatagtgttgtaatattaatatagatgtgtaggCATTTAAAATAGTGTGTTATGTGTATGGCATGGTATATctgtgttacatacaggcattcaaggttacacatcaaaaggtgtttgctgaccaaaagggttagtggtcaaacacagatcaaaggaacagctgaagacccttaggccttgtacagacgagcgaacatgtccgatgaaaacggtccgcggaccgttttcatcggacatgtccgctcggagattttggtctgatggttgtacaccatcaaaccaaaatccccgcggacagacagcgcggtgacgttgacgccgccacgtctgcaaaccaggaaggaaaatgctttcacgcatgcgtcaaatccattcggcgcatgggggagattttggtctgctggtctaaccggactactggacactatacatctgtatcactacatttattggacacGTTTATGAGATCACTACATATAGTATTTATGTGATTTATTCCATCAGTTCACATTAGCTACACATACAAAAGTGTCTACCAGTGACCATTCTATGTATTCAAATTATAGTTATTAGTTAATGACAATAACAATCATTAATTAATGACAATTATTtttctaaacaaaattgacaacaTGCAGGAGAGAAAATCATACATTATTTTAATGCTGGACATTATGAATGCTTTTTTGAACTCATGCAGaaacaaaatttaaataatattatattCAAGTAAAGCCCAACATTTTATAAAACAATTCCTGAATTAAATGCCAGGCAACCGTATAAACATGTCTCATACAGAATATGtttacattatttttcattttttttttctttttatattgttatattgttattactattattatagataacaaaatattttcaaattcaaatgttgtatagagaaaaataaaatctaGTAAAATTATAAGAAAAGTTATGCACATTTACAACCTGTGTGCacttactgtatatgtgtatgttaATGTTCAAtgcatttaataaatgtatttacagtATGATAGCTGGGTGGACTTACACTCACTGTATCACCGATACATTTTAGTATATGAAAATGTGCACCCTGCACAGCAGTCATACAAATAACTAGTACTATTGTAAATCTAAAACTGTTCTGTGTAAGGGCTGCAATCTATaattaaaattatacattttaagtGTAAGTCAGATTTGCATGACTTTTATTTATGTCAAACTGTCATGTAAGTATGCATGACTTCCAATTTATTATCAAGGTCTTACAATgtataataacaaaataaatagatttattataaataatacTCAACTCTTTAACATGAGCAATATATTTACCTGGTGATGATGTGGTTTTAGTTGATGACACAGTAGAACCTACAGATACAAAGACAAATTGTCTAATAACTATTTATAACTACAAATTTAACAAACCGCATATTTTATGATCACAGAGCACACCTTATCCAAATGCAAAAGTAAAACTGTCTACACAGATTTGTCCACAGGAAAGAGCTATGTGGCCCAGATATATTGATGACAGGTTCACTAGCAAGAACATTTCACAGAGCAGATTAAGCAGCCAGCTTATGTATTAGCACATGGGCTTACCCAGTTTAGACTGCTCTCTAACTCTCTTGTTTGTTCATCCAATGCTCACCTTCGGGACCTCTCCAGGGCCTCTCCAATCCTCTGGAGCTCTCTACCTCTATTTGTCTGGCTATGTCCTACTATATGCACCTTTAAGCGATTCCTGAATACTCAAAGCagctaaagcagttgtaaaggcttttttttttctaaaatagcaaacatgctatacttacctgctctgtgcaatggtcttgcacagagcaaccctgaaCCCCTTTTTCTGGGGTACCCCACCAGTACTCTTGGCTCCTCCTATTATTTGTGGGCATCCATATAaactctatagcaagctgcttgctatggggggggggggacccagctgtgctgtgtgtgtctattgacaTACACAGCCCAACCCCAAcccctgttctctgctcacaGAAGCCAATGGCTTTTACTgctgctctgtgagcagagagaaataagagagctgctgcaaatgggcacagcactggatcaagatagcactcaggtaagtatacaggGGTGTGTATATCTAACACGTCTAAGACACCATATCCAAAAAAGGGTCAGAAAAACCCTTCAGGTCTCAGTAGCATAAAATGTGCCATCTCAAGTTACTCAGCTACTGTCTGTAATCACCAGAGTGTACAGCCCTAACCAAATGCAGAAGGCATAGATTCCCTGCTCAGAATTCTCCATGGGAATGAGCAGAATTTCCTAGATGTTTTGACCCACATCCAAATACCATAGTAATGCCCAGAAGGTGGTTTACAAGTACACCAGCTAACACATTTTAGCAGACATAGATATTTAGCCAGATAGTTTATTAGCACATCGCTTATTGGCCAAGCTAGGCTGGGTAGATTTCACAGAAAGTGGAAAATGTCCCTAATAGGCCAGCTGTATAAGGAAAATGTAAAGCAATCTGAATGTTTGTCAGAATTAAACGTTTAAATATTTTACAAACTTTACTTTTCTGTCAATTTTAGCTTTATACAGAGTCATTCATATGCTACATATGCCTACATCTAAAGTCATTGCACGTAGAAAGGTCTGTTCTGAACTGGTTCATACAAATCCAGACCCAGTCTGGCTCATACAAATTTAGATTCATCATTTACATTTCTTAACCATTGAGGGTGGAACAGCTTGTTGAAAATAAGCTTGTTGAAAAATATTTATGTTATTCCATGTTCTCATTGTAAACAAAAAGCTGTGCAGTGATGATTTTATTTGgtgtgtaaagctggccatacattagtcGATTTTCAAATCATTCGTATGAATATTTGCATGAAAATCATTCGTATGAAAATTTGCATGAAAATTCTCATCAGTACGTTTGATGATATGCTGGACCACAGTCACTCTTAGAAATTAATTTATTCAAGAAAGaaattccatcctgctccttcgaaTTTTCTTTCCACTGTGGATGTCAATTTGCCCCAATAACAATTACTAATTCAAATGAACATTCCCAAAATGAAATTCTTCTAAcacaattctactagtgtattgcCAGATATGGACTAATAAAACTACTCAAACTATTTACCTGTCGGTTTTGTAGttacagtggtggtggtggtagttgTTGCTGCTAAAAAGACAAAAGTTAATTTTTTATCAATGCAGTCTTAGAATACACAAGCCAGACATCCTAAAGAAATGTTTAAAGCCTAGCTAAaaccatgttacacccatatttaggttgTATCGTGTTGCATGGTTgcaagctgaccccccccccccctccaaaccaTCCCACTCCTGACAGTGTGCAGATGTTTTTTTATCCTTGCAGCCACTGTCACTTTTGAAATCGATGCAGCTGTATGGTGCTCCACTCGCACAGCCACattattcattcacagagatctgtgaatgaataaataaactacAAGCCCCATCCTCCTTTGTGGCAGTCATTTAATCATATTAAACTGAAATTCTCAGACTTTATTAGATATTATTTTAAGACTAGGAAATAACCAAGCAAATAGTCTGTCATGAATGGATCACAGCTTACCAGTACAATATCCTGGGTAAAAAGAAATATCATCTATAGCAACGTCACTGCGGAAATCTTCACCTCTGACACCATCAATGAAAATCTGTTGACAAAATTCATGAGGTTATAGCTAATAGCCAGAACTGGGTTTATAATATGCCAGTGCAAAGAGCACAATGACTAAAAAGCACAATAACATACAAAAAGAGATCAAACTATTTGTAATAGATTTAATAACAATTCATTTGGCAAAAGAAATACATTGCATACCTGGATAATATCACTTTCAGGCAGGAAAATCTTCTCTAAATACCACATGTCCCCATGATCTCCTTCTATAGTGAAGACATCTTCCAAACCATAATCTCTTAGTACTGACACCCTCAGCATCATGTATTTTGCTGCTCCATACATGTGATACCAAAACTGTAAGCAATGAGTTCCAGTGAAACAATTTGCAGGACTCTCCAATCTTGCAAAGTCTCCCTCTTCTGAATCCTGTCCATTAATGTATAGATAGTAGCCATCTgtttaaattaaaatattaatgCTGAAGTACCTTTTCTGTTATGAACCATTATTTTGGGAGTTATATAAACTATTACAAACAGAGAAAGTAAGTAAATAAATGACTTACATCCTGTTGTGTGGTCAAATGATGGTCCAGTAAAATCGGAAGGGGTTGAGCCATTCCAGTGTATCCAGTCCATGTTATCACTCGTTGATTGTTTCCAGTTACACAAGTTCACATCAAAAGAACAATCTATATGGCATACATCTGTTTTAGGAAACACAGATAACATTTATGAGTTATATTGTGCATATTGTATAATGCATGTGCAAGCGTTAAAGCTGAACTTGAACATGTTTACTGTAGGAATATTTATAGAGGTGACCGAGTCGGCTGGTGACCCATTATTGTCAGTAGGCTGGGATACGGAGGTCACACTTCTATATTTCATAGCTGTAACTGAGAACGTTTTGtttccctcttaggccccgtacagacgaccaagcatgtctgctgaaactggtctgcgggccagtttcagcagacatgttcggtcgtgtgtaggcccgagcgtgcaggattccagcaaacatttgcccgccgggcctttttccagcggacaaatattcctggacttgt
The sequence above is drawn from the Rana temporaria chromosome 4, aRanTem1.1, whole genome shotgun sequence genome and encodes:
- the LOC120935678 gene encoding MAM and LDL-receptor class A domain-containing protein 1-like produces the protein MLSVFPKTDVCHIDCSFDVNLCNWKQSTSDNMDWIHWNGSTPSDFTGPSFDHTTGYGYYLYINGQDSEEGDFARLESPANCFTGTHCLQFWYHMYGAAKYMMLRVSVLRDYGLEDVFTIEGDHGDMWYLEKIFLPESDIIQIFIDGVRGEDFRSDVAIDDISFYPGYCTATTTTTTTVTTKPTGSTVSSTKTTSSPDTPYITDSLMLRLATDTHLPSTQLFLAVHYY